A DNA window from Mycolicibacter terrae contains the following coding sequences:
- a CDS encoding DUF2207 domain-containing protein — protein MKNAKSLLIASAILIALSGLGLLWPLASGQTDSVTPPNDPGVIRRYAATYRVAADGRLTATERLTVDLPSGRHGIFWYFPVADPSDSHLRIVPAVTGITMNGREVPVDYSWRNGRSVYVARIGDSSTTLAQGTYVYEIDYTIDGVLAKTPSAQGEFPTQAGENRIAADSSFYWNAVGFWEMPIRDAQTVIELPVRSGLVQCAASTDGSIPCAIEGAGSERITVTAGNLAPRNPVTVRVDLPMTLPARTTLPWPARFDGILGRSTRMAGVVAALTVLAALAGYLWVRRSRETPPGLPVTYVPPDGLGPAQTVYIVKETVGEHALVATLLHMAERKLVELERISSKKWAVTGTGTSAEWANVDPVTREVGETLGITESGGRVVTGGKRVGEKLANAAKTVKSATRSWSRTGGLSRYEAVAIIGRVLVCICILVAVVRFWGYPTMWGLPFAVFAIAGVWLFATGAGTRRTAAGRQLWSRAGGFERLLSTPSSEDRFDFAARKDLFMAYIPYAVAFGVADKWAAKYRTATGQEPPEVPWYPATQAGGAAGLYSGTALAGLGAAIAASISAYQASQSSSSGSGGFSSGGGGFGGGGGSGGGSW, from the coding sequence GTGAAGAACGCTAAGTCGCTGTTGATCGCGTCGGCGATTCTGATTGCGCTGTCGGGTCTGGGCCTGCTGTGGCCGCTTGCCTCCGGACAGACGGATTCGGTGACGCCGCCCAACGATCCGGGGGTGATCAGGCGCTACGCGGCGACCTATCGGGTCGCCGCTGACGGCCGCCTCACTGCCACAGAGCGCCTGACGGTGGACCTTCCGAGCGGCCGGCACGGCATCTTCTGGTATTTCCCGGTCGCCGACCCCAGCGACTCCCATTTGCGGATTGTCCCGGCCGTCACCGGCATCACGATGAATGGCCGGGAGGTGCCGGTGGACTATTCGTGGCGAAACGGCCGCAGCGTGTACGTTGCCCGTATCGGCGATTCGTCCACGACGCTGGCCCAGGGTACATACGTGTACGAGATTGACTACACCATCGACGGCGTATTGGCGAAAACCCCTAGCGCACAAGGGGAGTTCCCGACCCAGGCGGGGGAGAACCGGATCGCGGCGGACTCGTCGTTCTACTGGAACGCGGTGGGCTTCTGGGAGATGCCGATTCGGGACGCGCAGACCGTGATCGAGCTGCCCGTCCGATCCGGGCTGGTGCAGTGTGCCGCGAGCACCGACGGGTCGATTCCGTGCGCCATCGAGGGCGCGGGCAGTGAGCGCATCACGGTCACCGCGGGAAACCTGGCACCGCGTAACCCGGTCACCGTTCGCGTTGATCTGCCGATGACGCTGCCGGCCCGGACCACACTGCCGTGGCCGGCGCGCTTCGACGGGATCCTGGGCCGCTCGACCCGCATGGCGGGTGTGGTGGCGGCATTGACGGTGCTTGCCGCGCTGGCGGGATACCTGTGGGTTCGACGGTCACGGGAGACGCCTCCGGGTTTGCCGGTGACGTATGTGCCGCCCGACGGGCTCGGGCCGGCGCAGACCGTCTACATCGTCAAGGAGACCGTCGGTGAGCACGCCCTGGTCGCGACGCTGTTGCATATGGCGGAGCGCAAGCTGGTTGAGCTGGAGCGCATCAGTTCGAAGAAGTGGGCCGTCACCGGCACCGGCACCTCAGCGGAGTGGGCGAACGTTGATCCGGTGACGCGTGAGGTCGGCGAAACGCTGGGCATCACAGAATCCGGTGGCCGTGTTGTCACCGGCGGCAAACGGGTCGGCGAGAAATTGGCGAACGCTGCGAAGACCGTCAAGTCCGCCACTCGATCCTGGTCTCGGACGGGGGGATTGTCGCGATACGAGGCCGTGGCGATCATCGGCCGAGTGCTGGTCTGCATCTGCATCCTCGTCGCGGTCGTTCGGTTCTGGGGCTATCCGACGATGTGGGGTCTGCCGTTCGCCGTGTTCGCCATCGCCGGTGTCTGGCTGTTCGCCACGGGGGCGGGTACCCGGCGCACCGCAGCGGGCCGCCAGCTGTGGTCGCGGGCCGGCGGATTCGAGCGCCTGCTGTCCACGCCGTCCAGCGAGGATCGGTTCGACTTTGCGGCGCGCAAGGACCTTTTCATGGCCTACATCCCCTATGCGGTGGCGTTCGGCGTCGCCGACAAGTGGGCCGCGAAGTATCGGACGGCGACCGGGCAGGAGCCGCCGGAGGTGCCGTGGTATCCGGCGACGCAGGCGGGCGGTGCGGCCGGGCTGTACAGCGGGACCGCGCTGGCCGGCCTGGGTGCCGCGATCGCGGCTTCGATCAGTGCGTACCAGGCTTCCCAAAGCTCTTCGTCGGGGTCTGGTGGGTTCAGCAGTGGCGGTGGTGGTTTCGGCGGCGGAGGGGGCAGCGGTGGCGGCTCCTGGTGA
- a CDS encoding NAD-glutamate dehydrogenase encodes MTDSTERRSAAWTTFPDPTQPQDIPEWVAGAYTATYRGPHSDALGGDDASDAESAGRAAAVVTPALLAAHARLAQHRPAGETRVGVYPANDAAGFGPALQAVTGHAGMLVDSVAVLLHRLGVAYTGIMTPVFAVHRDAHGELRSVEPNYHDVEPNSTDSAVAETWIHVQLSPSVSAEAMAEAEQLLPHVMADVRQVATDSQAMHDALDALAGDVESDPQGHYEAPDRHEVAALLRWLADGHFVLLGYQRGVVRDGQVLVEDADRLGVLQVRKSLRPMLTGEDLLTLAQATVPSYMRFGSHTYVVVIRENTGDDIVAHRFVGLFTAGAMNADVFEIPVISRTVRQALALSESEPGHPGQLLLDIIQTVPRSELFAISSEQLLNMAMAVANLGSRRGALLFLRGDRTGRFVSCLVYLPRDRYTTPVRLHMEDILTAEFGGVGVEYSARVSEAPWALIHFMVRLPDDPEARTVDTSEANRVRIQALLTEASRTWADRMVGAAAGTPAESQAQHYAAAFAETYKQAVTPAEAVDDIAIIDELADGSVRLVVSGYGEDDAVLLSWFLGGHGASLSQLLPMLQSMGVVVLEERPFTVARADGLTVWIYKFKISPHPSIEIPATGAERDAAQQRFAAGVTAIWEGRVETDRFNELVLRAGLTWQQVVVLRGYAKYLRQARFPYSEAHIASVLNEHPGTARALVALFEALFDPSRTSRSSDAQMAAADVAAGIDAVVSLDTDRVLRAFASLIQATLRTNYFVTRADSARARNVLALKLDARLIDELPLPRPKFEIFVYSPRVEGVHLRFGFVSRGGLRWSDRREDYRTEILGLVKAQEVKNAVIVPVGAKGGFVVKRPPVLTGDPAADREATRAEGIACYKLLISGMLDVTDNVDHATGAVSAPPQVVRRDGDDAYLVVAADKGTASFSDIANEVALSYGFWLGDAFASGGSVGYDHKEMGITAKGAWESVKRHFREMGVDTQTQDFTVVGVGDMSGDVFGNGMLRSEHTRLVAAFDHRHIFLDPDPDPARSFAERQRMFDLPRSSWDDYDKSLISAGGGVFPRELKSIPISPQVRTVLGLGDDAAELTPPALIRAILRAPVDLLFNGGIGTYVKAETESDSDVGDRANDQVRVNGNQVRAKVIGEGGNLGVTPLGRVEYDLAGGRINTDALDNSAGVDCSDHEVNIKILIDSLVTVGKLDVANRPQLLASMTDEVSALVLADNTAQNDLMGTSRANAASLLPVHADQIRHLVADRGLNRELEALPSEKEIRRRAEAGLGLASPELATLMAHVKLTLKAAVLATDLPEQDVFAARLPQYFPSVLQQRFAPEIRSHQLRREIVTTMLINDVVDTAGITYAFRITEDAGVDLIDAVRAYVATDAIFGVGRLWRRIRSAGEQDGLPVAVTDRMTLDLRRLIDRAGRWLLNYRPQPLAVGAEINRFAEKVTQLTPRMPEWLRGDDADIVAKHVGEFRAQGVPEDLATDIAIGLYRYSLLDIIDVADITDRDAGEVADTYFALMDRLGADGLLTAVARLPRDDRWHALARLAIRDDIYNSVRSLCLDVLAVGEPDEDGMQKITEWESTNGSRVERARRTLSQIYESDQRDLATLSVAARQIRSMTRAGGPGTAS; translated from the coding sequence ATGACCGATTCCACCGAGCGGCGATCAGCCGCATGGACGACGTTTCCCGATCCCACTCAACCGCAGGACATTCCCGAGTGGGTGGCAGGCGCCTACACCGCCACCTACCGCGGCCCGCACAGCGATGCGCTGGGCGGCGATGACGCGTCCGACGCCGAGTCGGCGGGCCGGGCCGCGGCGGTCGTGACCCCGGCGCTACTGGCAGCCCACGCCCGGCTGGCGCAACACCGGCCGGCCGGAGAGACCCGGGTCGGGGTGTACCCGGCGAACGACGCGGCCGGGTTCGGCCCGGCCCTGCAAGCGGTCACCGGGCACGCCGGCATGCTGGTGGATTCCGTCGCGGTCCTGCTGCACCGCCTCGGAGTGGCCTACACCGGCATCATGACACCGGTGTTCGCCGTGCATCGAGATGCCCACGGCGAACTGCGCAGCGTCGAACCGAATTACCATGACGTCGAACCGAATTCGACGGACAGCGCCGTCGCGGAGACCTGGATCCACGTCCAGCTCTCGCCTTCGGTCAGCGCCGAGGCGATGGCCGAAGCCGAACAGTTACTGCCCCACGTGATGGCCGATGTCCGTCAGGTCGCCACCGACTCCCAGGCGATGCACGATGCGCTCGACGCCCTGGCCGGCGACGTCGAATCCGACCCGCAGGGACACTACGAAGCGCCGGACCGCCATGAGGTGGCCGCGCTGCTGCGCTGGCTCGCCGACGGGCACTTCGTGTTGCTCGGCTACCAGCGCGGGGTGGTACGCGACGGGCAGGTGCTGGTCGAGGATGCGGACCGGCTCGGGGTGCTGCAAGTGCGTAAGTCCCTGCGGCCCATGCTCACCGGCGAAGACCTGCTGACCCTGGCGCAGGCCACCGTGCCCAGCTACATGCGGTTCGGCTCGCACACCTACGTGGTGGTGATCCGGGAGAACACCGGTGACGACATCGTCGCGCACCGCTTCGTCGGACTGTTCACCGCCGGGGCCATGAACGCCGACGTCTTCGAGATCCCGGTCATCTCCCGGACCGTGCGTCAGGCACTGGCGCTCTCGGAGAGCGAGCCCGGCCACCCCGGTCAGCTACTGCTCGACATCATCCAAACCGTCCCGCGTTCAGAACTTTTCGCGATCAGCTCCGAGCAACTGCTGAACATGGCGATGGCCGTCGCCAACCTGGGCTCACGTCGCGGCGCGCTGCTGTTCCTGCGGGGTGACCGAACCGGGCGGTTCGTGTCCTGCCTGGTCTACCTGCCGCGTGATCGTTACACCACCCCGGTCCGGCTACACATGGAGGACATTCTGACCGCCGAATTCGGTGGTGTCGGTGTGGAGTACAGCGCCCGGGTCAGCGAAGCACCCTGGGCGCTCATTCATTTCATGGTCCGGCTGCCCGACGATCCCGAGGCGCGCACCGTCGACACCTCCGAGGCCAACCGGGTGCGGATCCAGGCGCTGTTGACCGAGGCCAGCCGCACCTGGGCGGACCGGATGGTCGGCGCTGCTGCCGGAACCCCGGCAGAGTCCCAGGCGCAGCACTACGCGGCGGCGTTCGCCGAGACCTATAAGCAGGCAGTCACACCGGCCGAGGCCGTCGACGACATCGCGATCATCGACGAACTGGCCGACGGATCGGTCCGCCTCGTGGTCTCCGGTTACGGCGAGGACGATGCGGTCCTGTTGAGCTGGTTCCTCGGCGGCCACGGCGCGTCATTGAGTCAACTGCTGCCGATGCTGCAGTCCATGGGCGTGGTGGTGCTCGAGGAGCGCCCGTTCACCGTGGCCCGCGCCGACGGCCTGACCGTGTGGATCTACAAGTTCAAAATATCGCCGCACCCCAGCATCGAGATTCCGGCGACCGGCGCCGAACGCGATGCCGCCCAACAGCGGTTCGCCGCCGGGGTCACCGCGATCTGGGAGGGCCGGGTCGAGACCGACCGGTTCAACGAACTGGTGCTGCGGGCCGGGCTGACCTGGCAGCAGGTGGTGGTGCTGCGCGGCTACGCAAAATACCTGCGCCAGGCCCGTTTTCCCTACAGCGAGGCCCACATCGCGTCGGTGCTCAACGAGCATCCGGGCACCGCGCGGGCCTTGGTGGCATTGTTCGAGGCACTGTTCGACCCCTCCCGGACGTCCCGCAGCAGCGATGCGCAGATGGCGGCCGCCGACGTCGCGGCCGGCATCGATGCCGTGGTGAGTCTGGACACCGACCGGGTGCTGCGCGCGTTCGCCTCTCTGATTCAGGCCACGCTGCGCACCAACTACTTCGTCACCCGCGCTGATTCGGCTCGTGCGCGCAATGTCCTGGCGCTCAAGCTGGACGCCCGGCTGATCGACGAGCTTCCGCTGCCGCGGCCCAAGTTCGAGATCTTCGTCTACTCGCCCCGCGTCGAAGGTGTGCACCTGCGGTTCGGCTTCGTATCCCGCGGCGGGTTGCGGTGGTCGGACCGCCGCGAGGACTACCGCACCGAGATTCTCGGGCTGGTCAAGGCCCAGGAGGTCAAGAACGCCGTCATCGTCCCGGTCGGCGCCAAGGGCGGGTTCGTGGTCAAACGCCCACCGGTGCTCACCGGCGACCCGGCCGCCGACCGCGAAGCGACCCGCGCCGAGGGGATCGCCTGCTACAAGCTGTTGATCTCCGGCATGCTCGACGTCACCGACAATGTCGACCACGCGACCGGTGCGGTGAGCGCGCCGCCGCAGGTGGTGCGGCGCGACGGCGACGACGCGTATCTCGTGGTGGCCGCCGACAAAGGGACCGCCAGCTTCTCCGACATCGCCAATGAGGTGGCGCTGTCCTACGGCTTCTGGCTCGGCGACGCATTCGCCTCCGGGGGATCGGTGGGCTATGACCACAAGGAGATGGGCATCACCGCCAAGGGTGCCTGGGAGTCGGTGAAGCGGCACTTTCGGGAGATGGGAGTCGACACCCAAACGCAGGACTTCACCGTCGTCGGTGTCGGGGACATGAGCGGCGATGTGTTCGGCAACGGAATGCTGCGCAGCGAACACACCCGCCTGGTGGCCGCGTTCGACCACCGGCATATCTTCTTGGACCCCGATCCGGATCCGGCCCGGTCCTTCGCCGAGCGGCAGCGGATGTTCGACCTGCCGCGGTCCAGTTGGGACGACTACGACAAGTCGCTGATCAGCGCCGGTGGGGGTGTCTTCCCGAGAGAGCTGAAGTCGATACCGATCAGCCCGCAGGTGCGAACGGTGTTGGGTCTGGGCGACGACGCCGCCGAGCTGACGCCGCCGGCGCTGATCCGAGCGATCCTGCGGGCGCCGGTGGACCTGTTGTTCAACGGCGGCATCGGCACCTACGTCAAAGCCGAAACCGAATCCGACAGCGACGTCGGCGACCGGGCCAACGACCAGGTGCGGGTCAACGGAAACCAGGTGCGCGCCAAGGTGATCGGTGAGGGCGGCAACCTCGGCGTCACACCGCTGGGGCGCGTCGAGTACGACCTGGCCGGCGGCCGGATCAACACCGATGCCCTGGACAACTCGGCCGGTGTGGACTGCTCAGACCACGAGGTCAACATCAAGATCCTGATCGACTCCCTGGTCACCGTCGGCAAACTCGACGTCGCCAACCGGCCGCAACTGCTGGCGTCGATGACCGACGAGGTCAGTGCGCTGGTGCTGGCCGACAACACCGCGCAGAACGACCTGATGGGCACCAGCCGGGCCAACGCGGCCAGCCTGCTGCCGGTGCACGCCGACCAGATCCGGCACCTGGTCGCCGACCGCGGCCTGAACCGCGAACTGGAGGCCCTGCCGTCGGAGAAGGAGATCCGCCGGCGCGCCGAGGCCGGGCTGGGGCTGGCCTCACCGGAACTGGCGACGCTGATGGCTCACGTCAAGCTGACACTCAAGGCGGCGGTGCTGGCCACCGACCTGCCGGAACAGGATGTCTTCGCCGCCCGGCTGCCGCAGTACTTCCCGTCGGTGCTGCAGCAGCGATTCGCCCCCGAGATCCGTTCGCACCAACTGCGCCGGGAGATCGTGACCACGATGCTGATCAACGACGTGGTGGACACCGCCGGCATCACCTACGCCTTCCGGATCACCGAGGACGCCGGCGTCGACCTCATCGATGCGGTCCGGGCCTATGTGGCGACCGACGCGATCTTCGGGGTGGGTCGGCTGTGGCGCCGGATCCGGAGTGCCGGCGAGCAGGACGGGCTGCCGGTGGCGGTGACCGACCGGATGACGCTGGACTTGCGGCGGCTCATCGACCGCGCCGGGCGATGGCTGCTCAACTATCGTCCGCAGCCGCTGGCGGTCGGCGCCGAGATCAACCGGTTCGCCGAGAAGGTGACGCAGTTGACGCCTCGGATGCCGGAATGGCTGCGCGGCGACGACGCCGACATCGTGGCCAAGCACGTCGGCGAGTTCCGCGCGCAAGGCGTGCCAGAGGACCTCGCCACCGACATCGCCATCGGCCTGTACCGCTACAGCCTGCTCGACATCATCGATGTCGCCGATATCACCGACCGCGACGCCGGCGAAGTCGCCGACACCTATTTCGCGCTGATGGATCGGCTCGGCGCCGACGGACTGCTGACCGCGGTGGCCCGGCTGCCCCGCGACGACCGCTGGCATGCCTTGGCGCGGTTGGCGATCCGCGACGACATCTACAATTCGGTGCGGTCGCTGTGCCTGGATGTGCTGGCGGTCGGCGAACCGGACGAGGACGGGATGCAGAAGATCACCGAGTGGGAATCGACCAACGGGTCGCGGGTGGAACGGGCGCGGCGCACGTTGAGCCAGATCTACGAGTCCGACCAGCGGGATCTGGCCACGTTGTCGGTGGCAGCGCGGCAGATCCGCAGCATGACCCGCGCCGGCGGCCCGGGTACGGCGTCATGA
- the ettA gene encoding energy-dependent translational throttle protein EttA, translating into MAEFIYTMRKVRKAHGDKVILDDVTLSFLPGAKIGVVGPNGAGKSSVLRIMAGLDTPNNGDAFLAPGASVGILQQEPPLNEEKTVRGNVEEGLGDIKVKLDRFNEVAELMATDYSDDLMEEMGRLQEELDHANAWDIDSQLEQAMDALRCPPPEESVTNLSGGERRRVALCKLLLSKPDLLLLDEPTNHLDAESVQWLEAHLASYPGAILAVTHDRYFLDNVAQWILELDRGRAYPYEGNYSTYLEKKAERIAVQGRKDAKLQKRLQDELAWVRSGAKARQAKNKARLQRYEEMAAEAEKTRKLDFEEIQIPTGPRLGNLVVEVEHLDKGFGGRLLIKDLSFTLPRNGIVGVIGPNGVGKTTLFKTIVGLEAPDSGTVRVGDTVKLSYVDQSRAGIDPKKTVWEVVSDGLDHIQVGQNEIPSRAYVSAFGFKGPDQQKPAGVLSGGERNRLNLALTLKEGGNLILLDEPTNDLDVETLGSLENALLNFPGCAVVISHDRWFLDRTCTHILAWEGDGDDEAKWFWFEGNFGAYEENKVERLGAEAARPHRVTHRRLTRD; encoded by the coding sequence ATGGCTGAATTCATCTACACGATGAGAAAGGTCCGCAAGGCGCACGGCGACAAGGTCATCCTCGACGACGTCACGTTGAGTTTCCTGCCGGGCGCCAAGATCGGTGTGGTCGGCCCCAACGGAGCCGGCAAGTCGAGCGTCTTGCGGATCATGGCGGGGCTGGACACCCCCAACAACGGTGACGCCTTCCTGGCGCCGGGGGCCAGTGTCGGCATCCTGCAGCAGGAGCCGCCGCTGAACGAGGAGAAGACCGTCCGCGGCAACGTCGAGGAAGGCCTCGGCGACATCAAGGTCAAGCTGGACCGGTTCAACGAGGTCGCCGAATTGATGGCCACCGACTACTCCGATGACCTGATGGAGGAGATGGGCCGGCTGCAGGAGGAACTCGACCACGCCAACGCGTGGGACATCGACTCCCAGCTCGAGCAGGCCATGGATGCACTGCGCTGCCCGCCGCCCGAAGAGTCGGTCACCAACCTCTCCGGCGGCGAGCGGCGCCGCGTCGCGCTGTGCAAGCTGCTGTTGTCCAAGCCCGACCTGCTGCTGCTCGACGAGCCCACCAACCACCTCGACGCCGAGAGCGTCCAGTGGCTCGAAGCGCACCTGGCCAGCTACCCCGGCGCCATCCTGGCAGTCACCCACGACCGCTACTTCCTCGACAACGTGGCGCAATGGATCCTGGAGCTCGACCGCGGCCGGGCCTACCCCTATGAAGGCAACTACTCGACCTACCTGGAGAAGAAGGCCGAGCGGATCGCCGTCCAGGGCCGCAAGGACGCCAAGCTTCAGAAACGGCTGCAGGATGAGCTGGCCTGGGTGCGCTCCGGCGCCAAGGCCCGCCAGGCCAAGAACAAGGCCCGGCTGCAGCGTTACGAGGAGATGGCGGCCGAGGCCGAGAAGACCCGCAAGCTCGACTTCGAGGAGATCCAGATCCCGACCGGGCCGCGGCTGGGCAACCTGGTGGTGGAGGTCGAACATCTCGACAAGGGCTTCGGCGGTCGCCTGCTGATCAAGGATCTGTCGTTCACGCTGCCGCGTAACGGCATCGTCGGCGTGATCGGGCCCAACGGCGTCGGCAAGACCACCTTGTTCAAGACCATTGTCGGCCTGGAGGCCCCCGACAGCGGCACGGTCAGAGTCGGTGACACGGTCAAGCTCAGCTACGTCGACCAGTCCCGCGCGGGCATCGACCCGAAGAAGACGGTCTGGGAGGTGGTCTCCGACGGGCTGGACCACATCCAGGTCGGGCAGAACGAGATCCCCTCGCGGGCCTATGTGTCAGCGTTCGGATTCAAGGGCCCCGACCAGCAGAAGCCGGCCGGGGTGCTCTCCGGCGGGGAACGCAACCGGCTGAACCTGGCGCTCACGCTCAAAGAGGGCGGAAACCTGATCCTGCTCGACGAGCCGACCAACGACCTGGACGTCGAGACCCTGGGCTCACTGGAGAACGCACTGCTGAACTTCCCGGGGTGCGCGGTGGTGATCTCCCACGACCGCTGGTTCCTCGACCGCACCTGCACCCACATCCTGGCCTGGGAGGGCGACGGCGACGACGAGGCCAAGTGGTTCTGGTTCGAGGGCAACTTCGGCGCCTACGAGGAGAACAAGGTCGAACGGCTCGGGGCCGAAGCGGCGCGTCCGCACCGGGTGACCCACCGCCGACTCACCCGCGATTAA
- a CDS encoding LemA family protein produces MSAITAIAILAAVLVAVVAFGITAFNLLRTLDVKAQEALGGIDVQLTRRADLIPNLVSTVKGYATHEKSVFEEVTVARAKATQAAQSGTVEEKAQAQDQLDRGIFNVLAVAENYPELKASVNFLQLQEQLTDTENQLAFARQYYNDATATLNQRVVTIPWMFFTGMAKVAARPFYQATEGQQAPPPVMF; encoded by the coding sequence ATGAGCGCAATCACTGCCATCGCGATCCTGGCAGCGGTACTGGTGGCGGTGGTCGCCTTCGGCATCACCGCGTTCAATCTGCTGCGCACGCTCGATGTGAAGGCGCAGGAGGCATTGGGTGGTATCGATGTCCAGCTGACCCGGCGCGCCGACCTGATTCCTAACCTGGTATCCACCGTCAAAGGCTATGCGACGCACGAGAAGTCGGTGTTCGAAGAGGTCACCGTCGCCCGGGCGAAGGCGACGCAGGCGGCGCAGTCGGGCACCGTCGAGGAGAAGGCGCAGGCCCAGGACCAGCTGGACCGCGGGATCTTCAACGTGCTCGCCGTCGCCGAGAACTACCCCGAGCTGAAAGCCTCAGTCAACTTCCTGCAGCTGCAGGAACAGCTCACCGACACCGAGAACCAGCTGGCGTTCGCCCGCCAGTACTACAACGACGCAACCGCCACCCTCAACCAGCGGGTGGTCACGATTCCGTGGATGTTCTTCACCGGGATGGCCAAGGTGGCCGCGCGGCCGTTCTATCAGGCGACCGAAGGACAGCAGGCGCCGCCACCGGTGATGTTCTGA
- a CDS encoding single-stranded DNA-binding protein, translated as MYETSITIIGNVVTDPIRRRVGEHELIKFRVASNSRKRSADGNWETGNSLFMTVTCWDRLVTGVGASLSKGLPVIVVGDVFTSEYEDKDGNRRSAVELRATAVGPNLARCAARVERIIAAGPDSPAAAARAEEAEGPDAGDTGSDDAAADDGAGMALTA; from the coding sequence ATGTATGAAACGTCGATAACCATCATCGGCAACGTCGTCACCGACCCGATCCGCCGCCGGGTGGGGGAGCATGAACTGATCAAGTTCCGGGTGGCCAGCAACTCGCGCAAGCGCAGCGCCGACGGGAACTGGGAGACCGGCAACTCGCTGTTCATGACGGTCACCTGCTGGGACCGGTTGGTCACCGGTGTGGGAGCGTCGCTGAGCAAAGGATTGCCGGTGATCGTGGTCGGGGACGTGTTCACCAGCGAATACGAGGACAAGGACGGCAATCGCCGGTCAGCGGTGGAACTGCGCGCGACCGCGGTCGGCCCCAATCTGGCCCGCTGCGCCGCCCGGGTGGAGCGGATCATCGCCGCCGGGCCGGACAGTCCGGCCGCAGCCGCGCGCGCCGAGGAGGCCGAGGGCCCCGACGCCGGAGACACCGGATCAGACGACGCCGCCGCCGACGACGGCGCCGGGATGGCGCTGACGGCCTGA
- a CDS encoding acyl-CoA thioesterase, whose product MSAGFVASVPVRWSDIDMYQHVNHAVMVTILEEARVPFLSPAFAVDITTVGLLIAEVKIAYKGQLRLMDSPLQVTMWVPRLRAVDFTIGYEVRSVSAAPDSKPAVIAETQLAAFSIDEQKLVRLSPEHREYLQRWTR is encoded by the coding sequence ATGAGCGCCGGCTTCGTCGCATCGGTACCGGTGCGCTGGTCGGACATCGACATGTACCAGCACGTCAACCACGCGGTGATGGTCACCATCCTTGAAGAGGCGCGGGTGCCGTTCCTGTCGCCGGCCTTCGCCGTCGACATCACAACAGTCGGCCTGCTGATCGCCGAGGTCAAGATCGCCTACAAGGGCCAGCTGCGGCTGATGGACTCACCGCTGCAGGTGACGATGTGGGTGCCGCGGCTGCGGGCGGTGGACTTCACCATCGGCTACGAGGTCCGCTCGGTCAGTGCCGCGCCCGATTCGAAGCCGGCGGTGATCGCCGAGACCCAGCTGGCCGCGTTCAGCATCGACGAACAGAAGTTGGTGCGCCTCTCGCCGGAACACCGGGAGTATCTGCAGCGGTGGACGCGTTAG